In the genome of Leucobacter luti, one region contains:
- a CDS encoding cytosine permease — MSTSTAKSDTGLISKIETRSIDYVPLRERSGRLSDQATIWFGGSAHLLSLATGAIGIGMGLNLIWTLIALAIGTVLGTIPVSAHATQGPHLGLPQMVQTRPQFGRYGALFIWGIAIVVYWGYVVLGNNLLGATAEQLGWGDAPPWAVIFGVVSIVLAVFGYHWLHAAQRVITIALVVVLAVYVFGLAIGGHIPASTLALGESFDLAAFLVVVSASCAYQLSWAFFVSDYSRYMPPTTKRSAIIGVTSSGLFFGVFSFEAVGAICAALLPGESITASLAHTGDLVFPGLGPILLIVGGAGLLGLMAMCVYGGSLTLITAIDSLRSIDPTRKIRVVTILIVGVTGTIAAAVLPADFLNTSFATILAVLAYLMAPWTSVNLVDFFLVRRGNYSIREMFAKDGMYGLWNWRGITAYLLTFLVMIPFMYLSFFQGPIAVALGGVDIAFFVGIPVGCVIYWLLCRGMDLDREREIIAESDQDLERIAAPIE, encoded by the coding sequence ATGAGCACTTCAACGGCGAAGAGCGACACCGGCCTTATCAGCAAAATTGAAACCCGTTCCATTGACTATGTGCCGCTGCGTGAACGGTCTGGACGGCTGAGCGACCAGGCGACGATCTGGTTCGGCGGCAGCGCACACCTGCTCAGCCTGGCAACGGGGGCGATCGGTATCGGAATGGGGCTCAACCTCATTTGGACGCTCATCGCGCTCGCCATTGGTACGGTGCTCGGCACGATCCCGGTCTCAGCCCACGCAACACAGGGGCCGCACCTCGGACTGCCCCAGATGGTACAAACGCGACCACAGTTCGGCCGCTACGGAGCGCTCTTCATCTGGGGCATCGCGATCGTGGTCTACTGGGGCTACGTTGTGCTCGGCAATAATCTGCTCGGGGCAACGGCGGAACAACTCGGCTGGGGCGATGCACCGCCCTGGGCTGTGATCTTCGGTGTGGTCTCGATTGTGCTCGCGGTGTTCGGTTACCACTGGCTGCACGCTGCGCAGCGCGTGATCACCATCGCTCTCGTGGTCGTGCTCGCCGTGTACGTGTTCGGTCTCGCAATCGGCGGGCACATCCCGGCGAGCACCCTCGCGCTCGGAGAGTCGTTCGACCTCGCCGCGTTCCTCGTCGTAGTGTCTGCCTCGTGCGCGTATCAGTTGTCATGGGCATTCTTTGTTTCCGACTATTCGCGGTACATGCCCCCAACCACGAAGCGCTCGGCAATCATCGGTGTCACGAGCTCCGGCCTGTTCTTCGGAGTGTTTTCGTTCGAGGCCGTCGGCGCGATCTGCGCGGCACTGCTGCCAGGTGAGTCCATCACCGCGAGCCTGGCCCACACTGGCGACCTCGTGTTCCCCGGGCTCGGGCCGATCCTACTCATTGTTGGCGGCGCGGGCCTCCTGGGCCTCATGGCAATGTGCGTCTACGGCGGCTCCCTCACCCTCATCACCGCGATCGACAGCCTCCGCTCAATCGACCCCACCCGCAAGATCAGAGTTGTCACGATCCTCATTGTTGGCGTCACCGGGACCATTGCTGCCGCAGTGCTTCCGGCTGACTTCTTGAACACCAGCTTCGCGACTATCCTGGCGGTCCTTGCGTATCTGATGGCACCGTGGACCTCGGTGAATCTTGTGGACTTCTTCCTGGTGCGACGAGGCAACTACTCAATCCGTGAGATGTTTGCCAAGGATGGGATGTACGGCCTCTGGAACTGGCGAGGTATCACGGCCTACCTGCTCACATTCCTTGTCATGATCCCGTTCATGTATTTGAGCTTCTTTCAGGGGCCCATCGCCGTCGCTCTCGGTGGCGTGGATATTGCATTCTTCGTCGGGATCCCTGTGGGCTGCGTGATCTACTGGCTGCTTTGCCGCGGCATGGATCTCGACCGCGAACGGGAGATCATTGCCGAGTCGGATCAGGATCTGGAGCGCATCGCAGCCCCAATCGAGTAG
- a CDS encoding NAD(P)/FAD-dependent oxidoreductase — MQSVDVVVIGAGFAGLTAARELGNAGLSVLTLEARDRIGGRTWTDHRLGHDLELGANWVHWVQPHVWAEMTRYGREMIRSPRAEEAYWRSREDGVRQGTLEEFMDLIEEGQQELVKDVAAAIPRGTEPTVGAIQELDRRSIQDGLDMLRLTPEGRVANEAVWVGHVNAPLDQVGLSSALRWVAATGGHWELMHEASSTYRVVDGMRTFTDLIAADVPGEIRLNTVVTAVTQLGDTEDDAAGVIVETADGTQIRARRVVSTLPVNAITEITFTPELPAAWLRQHGETVASQGTKVWMRAAGHVPRFFAYGSQHDALSVLKAEFYLSDEHGDYTILVGFGPQHTRIDLDDVASVQSAVDRLRPGLEITEVTAHDWMTDPFAQTTWMTHRPRQLTRDLLELQQPAGAVHFATTDNANLWGGFIDGAIESGLREAKRVKDALLERP; from the coding sequence ATGCAGTCGGTCGACGTTGTAGTCATCGGAGCCGGATTTGCGGGGCTGACTGCCGCGCGTGAGCTGGGGAACGCAGGTCTTTCGGTCCTCACACTGGAGGCGCGGGATCGGATTGGCGGCCGCACCTGGACCGATCACCGTCTCGGCCACGACCTCGAACTGGGCGCGAACTGGGTGCACTGGGTGCAACCGCACGTGTGGGCCGAAATGACTCGCTACGGCCGGGAAATGATCCGCAGCCCTCGTGCCGAAGAGGCGTACTGGCGCAGCCGTGAGGACGGGGTGCGACAGGGCACACTCGAAGAGTTCATGGACCTGATCGAAGAGGGCCAACAGGAGCTCGTCAAAGACGTCGCAGCGGCAATCCCGCGCGGCACTGAGCCCACCGTCGGTGCGATTCAGGAGCTCGATCGCCGCAGTATCCAGGATGGCCTCGACATGCTCCGGCTGACCCCCGAGGGGCGCGTCGCAAACGAGGCGGTCTGGGTGGGCCACGTCAACGCCCCGCTAGACCAGGTCGGGCTTTCGAGCGCGCTGCGCTGGGTAGCCGCAACCGGCGGCCACTGGGAACTGATGCACGAGGCATCCTCGACCTATCGCGTCGTCGACGGGATGCGTACGTTCACCGATCTCATCGCCGCCGATGTGCCGGGCGAGATCCGCCTCAACACTGTCGTGACCGCTGTGACTCAGCTTGGAGACACCGAGGATGACGCGGCCGGGGTGATCGTCGAAACGGCTGACGGCACCCAGATCCGGGCCCGCCGCGTGGTCAGCACGCTCCCGGTCAATGCGATTACCGAAATCACATTCACCCCGGAGCTGCCAGCGGCCTGGCTCCGCCAGCACGGGGAGACCGTGGCCTCTCAGGGCACGAAAGTTTGGATGCGCGCGGCAGGACATGTGCCGCGGTTCTTCGCGTACGGTAGCCAGCACGACGCACTCTCAGTGCTGAAAGCCGAGTTTTATCTCAGTGATGAACATGGCGACTACACGATCCTCGTAGGCTTCGGGCCCCAGCACACGCGCATCGACCTCGACGACGTCGCGAGCGTGCAGTCCGCAGTCGACCGGCTACGCCCCGGCCTCGAGATCACCGAGGTCACCGCGCACGACTGGATGACCGACCCCTTCGCGCAGACCACCTGGATGACCCACCGGCCACGCCAGCTCACCCGCGATCTGCTCGAACTGCAACAGCCAGCCGGGGCCGTGCACTTCGCGACGACGGACAACGCGAACCTCTGGGGTGGCTTCATCGACGGCGCGATCGAGAGCGGCCTCCGCGAGGCCAAGCGGGTGAAGGACGCACTGCTGGAGCGCCCCTAG